In the genome of Acidobacteriota bacterium, the window GTCCTCGACGCCAAAACGATGATAGCGGGTGAGCTGCCGCTGATAGAGACGTGTCAATTCGTGTGTGTAGGCTCGGATGAACGTGTCCCTGAACTCTGTTCGTTCAGCCCCCTGGTTCAGCGCCCGATAGACTACGGACCGATGACGATCCTCGACCCAGATCCGAAACGCGACGTCGGAGTCATTCCAGTTCGCAACGTAGAACTCGTTGAAGTCTGGACACTGATAGAGGTTCCACGGCGTACGATCCCAGTCGGAGATGTAGAGATCGAATCGATCTCCAAGACGCAGCGATGCGTGACTCCGCCGGTCGTAGAACACGGACTGGAGCGTAGGTTCTTCCCAGTCGTACTGCTGTCCCTGGTACGGCTGAAGCTGAGGGCGCGGGTCGCGAACGGGATCCCGATCGAGATCAAAGAACTGGTCCGCGACCTGTTGCTCCGCAGCAGCGAACGCCAGCTCTTCCGCCTGACGCGAACCGTCGCGGCTTCCGATTCGACGAGCCTCAGGATCGAACCATCCGTCCTGCTCACCGACGAGCCGATCGTGCCGCCCGATCCGATTGTCCAGCCGCGCCGCGTGAAGACCCTCGAAGAAGCCAACCCGGTAGTATTCGCGTCGTCCATGGAGCGTCACGCGCTCTTCCGCAGCCCAGCGTCCGGCTAGATCTGCCGCGCGCTGCAGCGGTCCACGAACCGGCGGCCGTGTCGCGCTGGCTGCATGGCTGTTTGAGGTATTCGAGTTCGCGGTAGCGGAACTGTTGCTCTTAACCGCGATACGGAGGCTCTGAGGAACCACGGTAGTCGCCGGAGCCTCGGCGGGATCGGCCGTGCGCGGACTGCGGCGCTCGTATCGCGGTCCCTCCCGGAGGGAATCATCGGCAAATGCGGACAGCGGCATCACCGCCAAGCCCACAAGCATCGTCAGAGTCATCGTCTTCCTTATCATCACGGCCTCCGCTGGGAGCCCCGCATGCGGCGGGGCCCTCCTCCTTTTATTCAGCAAACGTAGTGCCACCGTGGTCGGCCGGGCCACAGCGGTCCAAACATGGGAAAAATGGACAAAGGGCTGGGATTTCTGTCTCCGGGAGAGGACAGACTGTCGTCACGTTAGAATACGCCCGTGCCTCACTCGATCCAGCGATTCCCGACCCCGATCGGTGACCTCCACCTTGTGCAGCGTGGCGAGATCCTGGTCGGGCTCGCGCTGCCGGATCGGTGGCCCCATCTTCGTCCACGGCTCGAGCAACGGCTCGGTCCGCTGCCGGACGTGGTCAACGACGCGGACGGACCGGTGGCGAGCGCCCTTCGCAGTTACTTCGACGGACGGCACGAGGCGCTCGAAGCCATCGAGGTCGCGCCCCAGGGATCCGAGTTTCAGAAACGGGCCTGGGCGGCTCTGCGCGAGATTCCCGTGGGTTCGACCGTCTCCTACCGCGAAATCGCGCTAAGGCTTGGACAGCCGACCGCCGCACGGGCTGTGGCCACCGCGAACGCCACCAATCCGATCGCCATCGTGATCCCGTGCCACCGCGTGATCCACGCCGATGGATCGATTTCCGGGTTCGGCGGTGGCGTCGAGATGAAGCGCTGGCTTCTCCAACACGAAGCAGCCGCACAACCGTTTCGATTGACGCCGACGTGCTAGATTAGAGACATCAACTGGAGCGATAAATTATGTCTGAACGCAAGAAACTGATCGAACGATTGAACGACGCGCTTGGGTGGGAGATGCGTGCGATGACGATGTACGCCCACTACGCTGCGTACGTCCGCGGAATCTACCGGCTGCAATTGAAGCCGTTCTTTGACAGTGAGGCCACCGAATCGCTCACTCACAGCAACATCGTTCGTGGCGCTATCGTCAAGCTTGGCGGGGTTGCACGCACCGACGCCGATACGACAGAGATCATCCACACCGATGACTATCAGATCATGTTGAGCGAAGCGATGAAGACCGAGGTCCATGCCGCCAAGAGCTATCGTGAAATCCTCGATGGTGGCGGACTGGATTCAGAGCTGTCCGACCAGGTCGAGCAGATCTTCTTCGCAGAGTCCCGTTCCGTCGAGGAGATCCACCTCCTCGGGATCGACGCCTAGATCGTCGGGGTCAATCTTGCAGCGATGGGTCGGTAAACGTCGTGCGGTCCAGCGTCTGGTGGACCGCAATCGCCCAGTCCTTGTCCTGGCCGTGTGACGTCGCCAGGAGGATCTTTCCGAATCGTTTCCAGTCTGCCCACGGTAGCGTGAAGCGCGGCTCCTCGTCGGCCGCGTCGGCATAGAATGACCAGGCCTCGATTAGACCGCTCACCTTGCCGATGAAGAGGTCGTAGCGATTCTGCGGTGTGACACCGATACCGTCGCCGAACGTCATCGTGACGACATCGGCCTCGGTCCCGTCTTCCATGACGCGCTCGCCGAGGTAGGCGAGCGAGACCCCCGGGTCGAGAAGCTTGTAGGGCATCACCATCCAGTACGAGTCGTTGACCCAGACCTCGTAGCCTTGTTGTAACGCCGCGTCGAGTTCCTCGCCTTCCGGAAGTAACTCCCCATTCTTGAAGACCTGCCCTTTCCTGGAGTTGATGTTCATCAGGAACAGGTACTCCTGATCCTCGAACGTCGCCTCGATACGCACGTCTCCACTGTAGCGATCCCAGTGGTGGGTTCGACCACCGAAGAAATCCCACTGCAGGAAGCGTGTCGTCTCCCACGCCTCTTGCCCACCCATCTTCTCCATGACGGAATTCGCGAGCGCAAGCGATCGCTCGTCGCGTTCCTCGGCGATCGTGACCTGTGTGAGGGCGGCCACCAGAAGAATCCATCCGGCTACACGGAGTCTGCGCATTCGATCTCTCCTGCGGTTGTTCGTCACGGACTATCGGGAAGCCGAAGCGGCCCGAACGATTGGCACAAAGCTGTCGATGGCCAACGAGGCTCCCCCGATCAGTCCACCGTCGATGTCTTCCATTGCAAATAACGCGTCCGCATTCTCTGCGTTGACGCTACCGCCATACAGGATGCGAATCGCCGCGGCGGCATCGCCCCCCAGGCTATCGCCAAGCTGTTGACGAATGCCGGCGTGCACGCTCTGTGCCTGCTGAGGAGTTGCCGTACGACCGGTCCCGATCGCCCAGACCGGCTCGTACGCGATGACCAGGTTCTCCGGCGTGAGATTCCCCAGGGTCAGTGCGCCGGACAACTGAGTGGACACGATCTCGGACGTTCGGTCGGCCTCACGCTGTTCTAGGGTTTCACCGACGCAGAGAATCGTGATCAGGCCTCCGTCGCGACATGCCGCAACCTTGGCCGCGACGATCTCGTCATCCTCGCCAAACACATGACGCCGCTCGCTATGACCGACGATCACGTAGCGACAGCCGACCGCTTTCAACATCGGAACGGAGACCTCACCGGTGAACGCGCCGCGTTCAGACCAGTGGCAATTCTGGGAACCGACGATAATTTTGCTGTCACGAACCGCCGCAACGATTTCCGTCAGCGCCGTGAACGGCGGACAGATGAGGACCTCGACGTCGTCTATGCCCGAGACCTCACGCATGATGGAGGTCCCCAACTCGACGGCCTCTTGCCCGAGGCCGTGCATCTTCCAGTTACCAGCGACCAGGGGTCGGCGCAGTTGCGATCTATCCATCGGTGAGGACCTCGACTCCGGGAAGAGGCTTCCCCTCGAGCAGTTCGAGGCTTGCACCACCACCGGTAGAGATATGAGAGAACTTATCGGAAAACCCGGATCGCTTCGCTGCGGAGGCCGAGTCGCCGCCCCCGATGATCGAGACGGCATCGCTCTCGGCGACCGCCCGCGCGACATCCATCGTACCGGCGGCAAACGGATCCCACTCAAAGACGCCCATCGGACCATTCCAGACGACGGTCTGGGCGCCGCCAATTCTTGCGGCGAATGCCTCTCTAGTTCGGGGCCCGATGTCCAACCCCATCCAGCCCGCCTCGATCTCGGCGCCCTCGGTGACCCGGGTCTCCGTGTCGCGTTCGAACTGGCGACCACAAACGTGGTCCTGAGGGAGATCCACCTGCACGCCCGCTTCGGTGGCCGCGGCCAAAATCTCACGGGCGATCGTCACCTTGTCCTCTTCGACCCTTGAATCTCCAACCGCGACTCCTTTGGCCGCCAGGAACGTGTAGGCCATGGCACCCCCGATCAGAAGGCCGTCGACTTTTTCGACGAGTCTCTGCAGGACCACGATCTTGTCGCTGACTTTCGCGCCTCCAAGGATTGCAACGAAGGGACGTCCGGGGTTGTCGAGTACAGCTTTGAAGTAGTTCAACTCTCGCGCCATCAGGAAGCCGGCAGCGCGATGATCGAACCGCTTGGCGACCGCCACCATCGATGCGTGGGCTCGATGGGCGGTTCCGAACGCGTCGTTCACATAGGTGTCGCCCAGCGCTGCCAGCGCCGGGGCGAAATCCGGTTCCCGGTCGGGCTTCTCCTCGCCGGGGTGAAATCGCAAGTTCTCGAGAAGCAAGACCTGCCCGGGGACGAGCCCGTCGGCCAATCGCTGGGTCTCGGGACCCACGGCATCCGTCGCAAAATCGATCTCTTGATCGAGATGGGACGCCAGACAGTCGACGACCGGCCGGAGGCTGTACTCCGGACACACCTTCCCCTTCGGCCGCCCGAGGTGGGACATCAAGATGACGGAAGCGCCGGCATCGAGGGCATGGCGGATCGTCGGGAGCGCTGCGACCACACGGTTGTCGTTGTCAATCTTCCCGTCGACCAACGGAACATTGAAATCGACCCGCATCAGGACGCGTTTCCCGGAGAGATTGACGCGATCGATGGTTAGCTTCCCGTTTTCTTCCACGACGAGACTACTTCAGGTTCGGGTTGACTTCGGACCAGCGGTCGAGGGACGGCAGCATGCCCATCTCGATCACTTCATCGCGAAGTTTGCATAGATGTTGGTACGAGGCCCGCAACTCGCTGAGTTCGCTCTCGGACCCAGTCGGCATCTCCCACTGGACACCGTTGCGGTCGAGTCGAGTCTCCATGGCCATCATGATGTTCTCGAAACCGTGCTCGGCGGAATTCACGAAAGCTCCGGACGGCCACTCGTATCCCCCGCCCGCCATCACGGCCTGGACCATTCGAACAGCCTGATGCGCCGGCGACTGGAACGAACTCCTGCCACGCAGTTCAATGATCTTCTTCCCACCCTGCTTGACGTGCTGTGTAATCTCTGCCCATGCCTCATCGGTCAATCGATCCGTGCCGATCAAGTCGGTCAACGGGGTCCCCGAGACCTTTGCAGTGCTGGCGAACACGGCCATCGTCTCTCCGTGCCCACCGTATGTGCGACAGCCACTCACCTCGTCCTGTGGCACGTCGAAGTGTTGACTGAGGGCGGTCTGCAATCGGGTGCTGTCCAGAGCCGCAAGAGTCGCGATTCTGGCCGGCGCCAGCCCCGAGTGGACGAGGGCTGCAAGCCCGGTGATGTCTGCGGGATTGAAAATGATGACGCCGAACTGCAACTCCGGACAGTACTCGCGAATGTCCTTTCCGAGTTGAGCGGCGATCTCGGCGTTGCCGCGAAGGAGATCCTCGCGGGTCATCCCTTCCTTGCGCGGGGCGCCGCCGGACGAGATCAGATAACTCGCGCCGTCAAGCGCGCGTCCGATGTCCGATGTCCACTCGATGCGAGCCCCGGGAAACGCACAGTGGTGAATCTCCTCGGCCGCTCCCTGATTTCCCTTGTCGAAGGGATCGAACATCGTCACGTTAGGAGTCAAACTCAGCGTCAACGCGGCCTGGACCATGTTTGACCCGATGGCTCCGGCGGAGCCGAGGATCACCAACTTATCGTCAGTCAGATAACTCATGATTGCTTTCCCCTTGCCGTTGGATAATCGAAGGCTAGCACGTTCGGCTGCGGGTCGTCGACGCGGCTGTGGTAGCCTTTTCGGACCCGGAAAGAGGGCCCCGATATGAACGAGTCTTCGGCAACGACGGAAGAGATTCGAGTCCACGTGCGATCGGAATATTCTGCCGAACATTCCCGGCCGGGGGCGTCGCGGTGGTTCTTCCTGTATCACATCACGATCGAGAACCAGGGCGTCCAGACCGTCCAACTCCTTTCTCGCCACTGGATCATCACCGACGGTGACGGCTCAACCGAAGAGGTCCAGGGGCCCGGGGTCGTTGGCGAGCAACCGGTACTCGCCCCCGGCGAGTCCTTCGAGTACACCTCGGGCTGCCCACTCTCGATACCCTTCGGGACGATGCACGGCAGCTACGAGATGCGCGAAGAAGGTGGCCGGGAGTTTCGGGTCGAGATTGCCCCGTTCGCCCTCAGCGAGCCGCACGCCATCAACTGAACCGGGATCGGTCGATGAACCCCCGAAAAGGGTCCTTTTTGGGGTGGTTTTTCAGGCCGACGGCCGGACCCATGACGGAATCGTGCCCCTGGCGACCCAAGGCGAATCTGCCGTGGGCCGGTTTCATTTGCCGCATTTGAATCTGACGGTATTATCAGTGTTCAGGCATTCGTCAAATTCGAATCCAGTTCAGTGTCTATTTGGAGGCTCCATGCGCCGTTCGAGCATCTTGTTAACCGTTTGCGTTCTGGCCCTGCTGGCCCTCGGGGTCTCGTCTACGACGTTTGCCCAGGAGGGTGATCGGGTCGCGGAACTCGAGAGTAAGGTCGCAACTCTTGAGAAGCGCCTTGCCAACCTCGAGGCCCAGACCAACACCCGTATCAGTCAATTGACTCGTCAGATTCAGTCCGCGGGCCAGGCGAAAGTCAATCCCCTGGAAGGCGAAGCCGAGCAGGCGTTTGCCGCGATTTCCAAGACCGTCCTCGCCGGCGATCTGGAGAGCGCCAAAACACAGATGGGCGCGTTCATGAAGAAGTACTCTTCGACAAACGCAGCCAAGCGCGCTCGTACCATGAATGAGGAGTTGCAGGTCGTCGGCAAGGCGACGCCTGCGGATTGGGGCATCACAAAGTGGTTCCAGGGCGAGAGCGAAATCGACCTGAGCAGTGACAAACCTACGCTACTCGTCTTCTGGGAGACCTGGTGTCCGCATTGCCAACGCGAAGTCCCAAAACTTGAAGCGCTTTACGGAAAGTTCAAGAATGAGGGTCTCC includes:
- a CDS encoding methylated-DNA--[protein]-cysteine S-methyltransferase, with the protein product MASALRSYFDGRHEALEAIEVAPQGSEFQKRAWAALREIPVGSTVSYREIALRLGQPTAARAVATANATNPIAIVIPCHRVIHADGSISGFGGGVEMKRWLLQHEAAAQPFRLTPTC
- a CDS encoding ferritin-like domain-containing protein — encoded protein: MSERKKLIERLNDALGWEMRAMTMYAHYAAYVRGIYRLQLKPFFDSEATESLTHSNIVRGAIVKLGGVARTDADTTEIIHTDDYQIMLSEAMKTEVHAAKSYREILDGGGLDSELSDQVEQIFFAESRSVEEIHLLGIDA
- the tpiA gene encoding triose-phosphate isomerase codes for the protein MDRSQLRRPLVAGNWKMHGLGQEAVELGTSIMREVSGIDDVEVLICPPFTALTEIVAAVRDSKIIVGSQNCHWSERGAFTGEVSVPMLKAVGCRYVIVGHSERRHVFGEDDEIVAAKVAACRDGGLITILCVGETLEQREADRTSEIVSTQLSGALTLGNLTPENLVIAYEPVWAIGTGRTATPQQAQSVHAGIRQQLGDSLGGDAAAAIRILYGGSVNAENADALFAMEDIDGGLIGGASLAIDSFVPIVRAASASR
- a CDS encoding phosphoglycerate kinase → MRVDFNVPLVDGKIDNDNRVVAALPTIRHALDAGASVILMSHLGRPKGKVCPEYSLRPVVDCLASHLDQEIDFATDAVGPETQRLADGLVPGQVLLLENLRFHPGEEKPDREPDFAPALAALGDTYVNDAFGTAHRAHASMVAVAKRFDHRAAGFLMARELNYFKAVLDNPGRPFVAILGGAKVSDKIVVLQRLVEKVDGLLIGGAMAYTFLAAKGVAVGDSRVEEDKVTIAREILAAATEAGVQVDLPQDHVCGRQFERDTETRVTEGAEIEAGWMGLDIGPRTREAFAARIGGAQTVVWNGPMGVFEWDPFAAGTMDVARAVAESDAVSIIGGGDSASAAKRSGFSDKFSHISTGGGASLELLEGKPLPGVEVLTDG
- a CDS encoding malate dehydrogenase; this encodes MSYLTDDKLVILGSAGAIGSNMVQAALTLSLTPNVTMFDPFDKGNQGAAEEIHHCAFPGARIEWTSDIGRALDGASYLISSGGAPRKEGMTREDLLRGNAEIAAQLGKDIREYCPELQFGVIIFNPADITGLAALVHSGLAPARIATLAALDSTRLQTALSQHFDVPQDEVSGCRTYGGHGETMAVFASTAKVSGTPLTDLIGTDRLTDEAWAEITQHVKQGGKKIIELRGRSSFQSPAHQAVRMVQAVMAGGGYEWPSGAFVNSAEHGFENIMMAMETRLDRNGVQWEMPTGSESELSELRASYQHLCKLRDEVIEMGMLPSLDRWSEVNPNLK
- the apaG gene encoding Co2+/Mg2+ efflux protein ApaG produces the protein MNESSATTEEIRVHVRSEYSAEHSRPGASRWFFLYHITIENQGVQTVQLLSRHWIITDGDGSTEEVQGPGVVGEQPVLAPGESFEYTSGCPLSIPFGTMHGSYEMREEGGREFRVEIAPFALSEPHAIN
- a CDS encoding TlpA family protein disulfide reductase; this translates as MRRSSILLTVCVLALLALGVSSTTFAQEGDRVAELESKVATLEKRLANLEAQTNTRISQLTRQIQSAGQAKVNPLEGEAEQAFAAISKTVLAGDLESAKTQMGAFMKKYSSTNAAKRARTMNEELQVVGKATPADWGITKWFQGESEIDLSSDKPTLLVFWETWCPHCQREVPKLEALYGKFKNEGLQVVGLTKVTRSATDDKVSAFITDQKLSYPVAKEDGKATGHFNVRGVPAAAVVKDGKVVWRGHPARLSEDMLKGWL